One segment of Clarias gariepinus isolate MV-2021 ecotype Netherlands chromosome 6, CGAR_prim_01v2, whole genome shotgun sequence DNA contains the following:
- the LOC128526719 gene encoding hydroxycarboxylic acid receptor 2-like has product MSNTSELPQNITASGWRQPLWYNYEQCAEAPYAFVFYFFGKVFNLVFGFPSNMLVIWSISTRKSEGSTSDIFMLNLAVMDTFFCLMTPVELLNRLYLDHWGIWFLQRFAYGVKDMAPLFLTCICLDRYIAVVHPIFFTNFINNRIRMGLSAFLWPLLLAYSLTKSILGIMSVTEAFSALILSAFFIMIFCNISIIWVLRRSVLGKEVINPVKKKALKMVLILLAIIVFNYLPPVVLMPFIPTYTFVQFHCKISVTIYTIMDLSSTIEPILYISRVVRLNFCSCLKGLSKKSGNVSE; this is encoded by the coding sequence ATGAGTAATACCTCTGAACTACCCCAAAACATTACAGCTTCTGGTTGGCGTCAACCTCTGTGGTACAATTACGAGCAGTGTGCCGAGGCTCCGTACGCTTTCGTATTTTACTTTTTTGGCAAAGTTTTCAACTTAGTCTTTGGCTTCCCCTCCAACATGCTGGTGATATGGAGCATCTCAACTCGCAAAAGCGAAGGCTCCACATCCGACATCTTCATGTTAAACCTTGCCGTAATGGACACCTTCTTCTGCCTGATGACGCCCGTAGAACTGCTAAACCGTCTATACCTGGACCACTGGGGTATCTGGTTCTTGCAACGTTTTGCTTATGGCGTGAAAGACATGGCACCGTTGTTCCTTACCTGCATCTGCTTGGACAGGTACATTGCCGTTGTGCACCCTATCTTTTTCACAAACTTTATCAACAACCGCATACGAATGGGCCTCTCAGCTTTCTTATGGCCGCTGCTCCTGGCCTATTCACTCACCAAAAGCATTCTGGGAATAATGAGTGTAACCGAGGCGTTCAGCGCCCTCATCCTGTCAGCCTTCTTTATCATGATCTTTTGCAACATCTCTATAATCTGGGTGTTGCGCAGGAGTGTCCTGGGCAAAGAGGTCATAAATCCGGTGAAGAAGAAAGCCCTTAAAATGGTGCTCATCCTGCTGGCTATCATCGTGTTTAATTATTTGCCACCAGTGGTACTCATGCCGTTCATTCCTACCTACACGTTTGTCCAGTTTCATTGCAAAATCAGCGTCACCATCTATACCATCATGGACTTGAGTAGCACCATTGAGCCGATACTTTACATCTCCAGGGTGGTCAGGCTAAACTTTTGCTCCTGTCTGAAGGGACTTtcaaaaaaatcaggaaacgTCAGTGAATAA
- the LOC128526271 gene encoding apolipoprotein L3-like isoform X1 gives MTSYKKFDIPLCVKKHFVLRIEAVKLQFAPSTQTIWNPITTLLKMSKPVYLPKRPPPPVPAKAYQSTRYVGEHPPSMTRSCSFCDSVPPSRGAVLTRSNTTPVNEPPPRPMVPPRLSTIQQRKTLLYQSHSVEPAEHLYESIDDGPSQRNYAEDTGYVTVLPTKTLAESSPKEKLHTKCGVFVTQQALNSPPFCPRSISVDSPVQNSPRCQQDAEANADFMEWWESEKPWKEVGFSDIKKDDVKAFTQKAENLKRALNVYDQILSERGVNLRWHIIELQKVANGIDKVHKGVKIAGITGGAAGAVGVAAAVGGIILAPVTLGASLAVTAVGAGVAAAGGVTGASAAITNKVHTNMDRKKVEIILKDHFKQIEEIEMCIKVISCHIEYLKNPSTWREVDCNTVKVAKMAHKLGDSIGVIGAASKSSDLIKGFALGLNIYFTKEDSEQLKKGLEATFSKTIRNVAKQMQTNLDELMTFKAVVRSEYMQYLRT, from the exons ATGACATCTTACAAGAAATTCGACATTCCATTGTGTGTAAAGAAGCATTTTGTTTTGAGGATAGAAGCTGTAAAACTTCAGTTTGCTCCTAGCACTCAGACTATATGGAACCCAATaacaacattattaaaaatgtcgAAG CCAGTTTATCTGCCTAAGAGGCCGCCACCTCCGGTCCCAGCTAAAGCCTACCAGAGCACCAGATACGTTGGGGAACATCCACCCAGCATGACTCGCTCCTGCTCTTTTTGTGATTCTGTCCCACCAAGCAGAGGAGCGGTGTTAACACGG AGTAATACCACACCTGTAAATGAACCTCCTCCTCGACCCATGGTTCCACCTCGGCTCTCAACAATACAACAAAGAAAAACCTTACTCTACCAGTCCCACTCTGTTGAGCCTGCTGAACATTTGTATGAAAGCATAGATGACGGTCCATCACAG AGGAATTACGCAGAAGATACAGGCTACGTGACAGTACTTCCAACAAAAACTTTGGCCGAATCCAGTCCTAAGGAGAAGCTGCATACTAAGTGTGGC GTATTTGTGACTCAGCAGGCTTTGAATTCTCCACCTTTTTGTCCAAGAAGTATTTCAGTTGACTCTCCAGTACAGAATTCCCCTCGGTGTCAGCAGGATGCAGAG GCAAATGCAGACTTCATGGAATGGTGGGAATCAGAAAAGC cttggAAGGAAGTTGGATTTTCTGACATAAAGAAAGATGATGTAAA AGCATTCACACAAAAAGCTGAAAATCTAAAAAGAGCTCTTAATGTGTATGATCAAATCCTATCTGAGCGTGGAGTGAATCTGCGATGGCACATTATAGAACTACAGAAGGTGGCCAATGGCATTGACAAAGTCCACAAGGGGGTAAAGATAGCAGGCATTACCGGGGGAGCTGCAGGGGCAGTAGGAGTTGCAGCCGCTGTTGGAGGTATCATACTTGCCCCAGTGACTTTGGGGGCTTCGTTAGCAGTGACTGCAGTCGGAGCTGGAGTTGCAGCAGCTGGAGGGGTCACTGGAGCCTCAGCTGCCATCACCAACAAAGTCCACACCAATATGGACAGGAAGAAGGTGGAAATAATCctaaaagatcattttaaacaGATAGAGGAAATTGAGATGTGTATAAAGGTTATCAGCTGTCATATTGAATACCTGAAGAACCCATCAACATGGAGGGAGGTGGATTGCAATACAGTGAAGGTGGCTAAAATGGCACATAAGCTTGGAGACAGTATAGGAGTGATTGGAGCAGCCAGCAAGTCATCAGATCTGATCAAAGGCTTCGCGCTGGGGTTAAACATTTACTTTACCAAAGAAGATTCTGAGCAACTTAAGAAGGGATTAGAAGCCACATTTTCCAAGACAATCCGCAACGTGGCAAAGCAGATGCAAACCAACCTTGACGAGCTGATGACGTTTAAGGCTGTGGTGCGGTCTGAATACATGCAGTATTTACGCACATAG
- the LOC128526271 gene encoding apolipoprotein L3-like isoform X2: MTRSCSFCDSVPPSRGAVLTRSNTTPVNEPPPRPMVPPRLSTIQQRKTLLYQSHSVEPAEHLYESIDDGPSQRNYAEDTGYVTVLPTKTLAESSPKEKLHTKCGVFVTQQALNSPPFCPRSISVDSPVQNSPRCQQDAEANADFMEWWESEKPWKEVGFSDIKKDDVKAFTQKAENLKRALNVYDQILSERGVNLRWHIIELQKVANGIDKVHKGVKIAGITGGAAGAVGVAAAVGGIILAPVTLGASLAVTAVGAGVAAAGGVTGASAAITNKVHTNMDRKKVEIILKDHFKQIEEIEMCIKVISCHIEYLKNPSTWREVDCNTVKVAKMAHKLGDSIGVIGAASKSSDLIKGFALGLNIYFTKEDSEQLKKGLEATFSKTIRNVAKQMQTNLDELMTFKAVVRSEYMQYLRT; encoded by the exons ATGACTCGCTCCTGCTCTTTTTGTGATTCTGTCCCACCAAGCAGAGGAGCGGTGTTAACACGG AGTAATACCACACCTGTAAATGAACCTCCTCCTCGACCCATGGTTCCACCTCGGCTCTCAACAATACAACAAAGAAAAACCTTACTCTACCAGTCCCACTCTGTTGAGCCTGCTGAACATTTGTATGAAAGCATAGATGACGGTCCATCACAG AGGAATTACGCAGAAGATACAGGCTACGTGACAGTACTTCCAACAAAAACTTTGGCCGAATCCAGTCCTAAGGAGAAGCTGCATACTAAGTGTGGC GTATTTGTGACTCAGCAGGCTTTGAATTCTCCACCTTTTTGTCCAAGAAGTATTTCAGTTGACTCTCCAGTACAGAATTCCCCTCGGTGTCAGCAGGATGCAGAG GCAAATGCAGACTTCATGGAATGGTGGGAATCAGAAAAGC cttggAAGGAAGTTGGATTTTCTGACATAAAGAAAGATGATGTAAA AGCATTCACACAAAAAGCTGAAAATCTAAAAAGAGCTCTTAATGTGTATGATCAAATCCTATCTGAGCGTGGAGTGAATCTGCGATGGCACATTATAGAACTACAGAAGGTGGCCAATGGCATTGACAAAGTCCACAAGGGGGTAAAGATAGCAGGCATTACCGGGGGAGCTGCAGGGGCAGTAGGAGTTGCAGCCGCTGTTGGAGGTATCATACTTGCCCCAGTGACTTTGGGGGCTTCGTTAGCAGTGACTGCAGTCGGAGCTGGAGTTGCAGCAGCTGGAGGGGTCACTGGAGCCTCAGCTGCCATCACCAACAAAGTCCACACCAATATGGACAGGAAGAAGGTGGAAATAATCctaaaagatcattttaaacaGATAGAGGAAATTGAGATGTGTATAAAGGTTATCAGCTGTCATATTGAATACCTGAAGAACCCATCAACATGGAGGGAGGTGGATTGCAATACAGTGAAGGTGGCTAAAATGGCACATAAGCTTGGAGACAGTATAGGAGTGATTGGAGCAGCCAGCAAGTCATCAGATCTGATCAAAGGCTTCGCGCTGGGGTTAAACATTTACTTTACCAAAGAAGATTCTGAGCAACTTAAGAAGGGATTAGAAGCCACATTTTCCAAGACAATCCGCAACGTGGCAAAGCAGATGCAAACCAACCTTGACGAGCTGATGACGTTTAAGGCTGTGGTGCGGTCTGAATACATGCAGTATTTACGCACATAG